The Blastopirellula sediminis sequence AGAGATCGTGTCGCGGGTAGCTCGTGCATTACGACTGAGTCCGCGTTCCGAATCGACCACGAGTGGGGCTTCGCAGCCTCAAGTCGAACCAGCGACCTGCAATGCCAACGGCGTTCTTATCGACCGTTGCAACAAGTCGTTTTCAGTCGACAAAAAGGAGGTGACCGTCCTCCGTGATATCTGTTTGAGCATTGAGCCCGGCGAGTTCTTTTGTTTTGTCGGCGGAAGCGGGTGCGGCAAAAGCACGTTGCTGAAAATGATCGCCGGTCTCGAGCGACCAACGAGCGGTAAGATCACGGTCGGCGGTCGCACGATCACCGGTCCGGGACTCGATCGCGGCATGGTGTTTCAGGAACATCGCTTGCTGCCTTGGCTGACCGTTGAGCAGAACATTGACTTTGGTCTGCGTGAATCGGTCGTCAAGGATCGCGCCGCCATTGTGGCGGAACATATTCGCCTGGTCGGCTTGGTGGGGTTTGAGAAAGCGTATCCGCGACAACTTTCGGGTGGTATGGCGCAGCGCGTCGGCTTGGCCAGAGCGCTCGTCAATCGTCCGGAAGTGTTGCTGCTGGACGAACCACTGGGAGCGCTCGACGCGCTCACGCGGCAGCAGATGCAGCACGAAATCTTGCGGATCTGGCGAGCCGAAAATACCACCATGATCCTGGTGACGCACGATATCGACGAAGCCATTTTTCTAGCGGATCGAATCGCCGTGATCGGCAGTCGGCCCGGTGAGGTGCGCGACTTGTTCACGGTCGACTTGCCTCGTCCGCGCGATCGAGGAGATCAGAAGTTCGACCAACTGCGGCATGATCTTTGGAATTCGATCTTTCGCCCCGCCGGTACCTCTGCGTCGAGCGTGGACGATCAAGCGTCCGCCGACAAGGATCAGGCGGAAGTCTCGGAATACGTTGGAAAATAGAATCAGGCGAATCTTATGTACGACATTTTCAATTCCGTCAGTCGGAACTTGCTGTTAGCCGTTTGTTGCGGTCTTGTACTTTCCCTC is a genomic window containing:
- a CDS encoding ABC transporter ATP-binding protein codes for the protein MTVLRDICLSIEPGEFFCFVGGSGCGKSTLLKMIAGLERPTSGKITVGGRTITGPGLDRGMVFQEHRLLPWLTVEQNIDFGLRESVVKDRAAIVAEHIRLVGLVGFEKAYPRQLSGGMAQRVGLARALVNRPEVLLLDEPLGALDALTRQQMQHEILRIWRAENTTMILVTHDIDEAIFLADRIAVIGSRPGEVRDLFTVDLPRPRDRGDQKFDQLRHDLWNSIFRPAGTSASSVDDQASADKDQAEVSEYVGK